From a single Beijerinckia sp. 28-YEA-48 genomic region:
- a CDS encoding oligopeptide/dipeptide ABC transporter ATP-binding protein — MMPFIEIRDLKKEFPLRAGLLGRAREHVRAIAGVDLDIHQGETMGLVGESGCGKSTLGRCITRLIEPTSGTVMFDGEDLTKQSRQALRATRQKMQTIFQDPYSSLNPRMKVGDIIGEGLTIHKLARGNARKARVMELLASVGLRSTYYDRYPHEFSGGQRQRIGIARALAVNAKFIVADEAVSALDVSVQAQIVNLLLDLQQSLGLTYLFISHDLRVVERVSDRVAVMYLGRIVEVVAAKALHRQAVHPYTRALLAAIPAAGPAAGVDRVVLQGEPPSPINPPSGCPLHPRCPFADARCAAELPALVFEETHGVACHRFGPGADRPMMEGAN; from the coding sequence ATGATGCCGTTCATTGAAATACGAGATCTGAAAAAGGAATTCCCTCTGCGAGCCGGGCTGCTCGGGCGGGCGCGAGAGCATGTCCGGGCGATCGCCGGCGTCGATCTCGATATTCACCAGGGCGAGACCATGGGGTTGGTCGGCGAATCTGGTTGCGGAAAGAGCACATTGGGTCGCTGCATCACGCGGCTCATCGAGCCGACCTCCGGCACCGTCATGTTCGACGGTGAGGACCTGACGAAACAGTCGCGTCAGGCCCTGCGGGCCACCCGGCAGAAGATGCAGACGATTTTCCAAGATCCCTATTCTTCACTCAACCCGCGCATGAAAGTCGGCGACATCATCGGCGAGGGATTGACGATCCATAAGTTGGCGCGCGGCAACGCGCGCAAGGCGCGGGTGATGGAACTCCTCGCCTCCGTCGGCCTGCGGTCGACCTATTATGATCGCTATCCGCACGAATTCTCCGGCGGCCAGCGCCAGCGTATTGGCATTGCCCGTGCGCTTGCGGTGAACGCGAAGTTCATCGTCGCCGACGAGGCGGTCTCCGCCCTCGACGTGTCGGTTCAGGCGCAGATCGTCAACCTGCTGCTCGATCTGCAGCAGAGCCTCGGATTGACCTATCTCTTCATCTCCCATGACCTACGCGTTGTCGAACGGGTCAGCGATCGTGTCGCCGTGATGTATCTGGGGCGGATCGTCGAGGTTGTTGCAGCCAAGGCGCTGCATCGACAGGCTGTTCACCCCTATACGCGGGCCTTGCTCGCGGCGATTCCGGCGGCTGGTCCGGCCGCAGGTGTTGACCGCGTGGTGTTGCAAGGCGAACCGCCGAGCCCGATCAATCCGCCGTCCGGTTGCCCCCTTCATCCACGTTGCCCGTTCGCGGATGCCCGTTGCGCTGCCGAATTACCGGCCCTGGTGTTCGAGGAGACGCACGGTGTCGCCTGCCATCGGTTTGGTCCTGGTGCCGATCGGCCCATGATGGAAGGGGCCAACTGA